A genomic window from Chanos chanos chromosome 14, fChaCha1.1, whole genome shotgun sequence includes:
- the LOC115827313 gene encoding receptor-transporting protein 3-like, whose translation MSLDQWRNIFLEKTREHFQDQWSLTFDDNIEEIQQGSGGWYQYIRGSFARFTCSLCKRSWPSKKVLVIFHFTLFHERSEGKVKVRRYRQKCRRCLQAQMEEPLFTGENIKVLVDKIIEKIRMRCYNENIGKQNRFSQFHGRVNGPHERAHCEACLKGICRDGK comes from the exons ATGTCACTTGACCAGTGGCGAAACATTTTCCTCGAGAAAACTAGGGAGCACTTCCAAGACCAATGGAGTCTCACGTTTGATGACAACATTGAAGAAATCCAACAAGGCAGTGGTGGGTGGTACCAGTATATCCGTGGGTCTTTTGCAAG GTTCACATGCTCCTTATGCAAAAGATCCTGGCCCTCCAAAAAGGTATTAGTCATCTTCCATTTCACCTTATTTCATGAGAGGAGCGAGGGAAAGGTGAAAGTGAGACGTTACAGACAGAAATGCAGGAGGTGTCTGCAGGCTCAGATGGAAGAACCACTTTTTACTGGGGAAAATATTAAAGTTTTGGTGGACAAGATCATTGAGAAGATCCGAATGAGATGTTACAATGAAAACATAGGAAAACAAAATAGATTCTCTCAGTTCCATGGACGGGTCAATGGACCACATGAGAGAGCCCACTGTGAGGCATGCCTGAAAGGGATCTGCAGAGATGGCAAATGA
- the LOC115827314 gene encoding receptor-transporting protein 3-like — MTLKQWIDIFDKKSKQLQHFWSIEFDDSIQADQPAAGWEKYIRGAFASFRCSKCRRSWPSKRVLVAFHMRLDKSQRKGTVKVRRFRQDCKSCNQPEMEEPSFSEKNVEVLIDKLIEKIRIKCYKQKTGRKPRAFYSDHDPEGPHEKAHCEACKSGICRRGN, encoded by the exons atgacactTAAGCAGTGGATTGACATTTTTGACAAGAAGTCAAAACAACTCCAACACTTCTGGAGTATCGAGTTTGATGATTCTATTCAGGCAGATCAACCTGCAGCCGGATGGGAAAAATACATCCGAGGAGCATTTGCAAG CTTCAGATGCTCAAAATGCAGGAGGTCTTGGCCCTCAAAAAGAGTTCTGGTGGCTTTTCACATGCGTCTAGACAAGAGCCAGCGCAAGGGGACAGTCAAAGTTCGCCGCTTCCGGCAGGACTGCAAGTCCTGTAACCAGCCTGAAATGGAGGAGCCCAGCTTCAGCGAGAAGAATGTCGAGGTGCTGATTGACAAGCTGATTGAGAAGATCCGCATTAAGTgctacaaacaaaaaactggtaGAAAACCCAGAGCTTTCTACTCTGACCATGACCCTGAGGGACCCCATGAAAAGGCCCACTGTGAGGCCTGCAAGAGTGGTATTTGCAGAAGAGGCAACTAA